One Desulfonatronum thiodismutans DNA segment encodes these proteins:
- a CDS encoding flagellar basal body P-ring protein FlgI encodes MWKRYFKTSAVLVLAMGFLFALMGTNPAQASVRIKDIATVAGDRNNQLVGYGLVVGLSGTGDRRGAEFTIQSMTNMLERMGVRVDRSRLRVRNVAAVMVTTQMPVSSRAGSNLDVSVSSVGDATSLLGGVLLMTPLRGVDGQTYALAQGPLLLGGFSAGGDAAQAQKNITTVGLIPNGATVERSVPFQFNEQHNVVLHLQTKDFSTAVQVVDRINANFGTPLARAMDVSTIEVDIPEMYQGNLVPFIAALEGLPITPDSRARVVVDEKTGTVVVGQNVRLSKVAVAHGNLHIVVSERPEVVQPQPFSLGQTAVVPRTELGIREEDRRLTLLEGATLQDLVNGLNAIGATPRDLISILRTLKSAGALHADVEVI; translated from the coding sequence ATGTGGAAGAGATATTTCAAGACTTCAGCCGTGCTGGTTCTCGCCATGGGCTTCTTATTCGCGCTGATGGGAACGAATCCGGCCCAGGCCAGCGTCCGGATCAAGGACATCGCCACGGTGGCCGGCGACCGCAACAACCAATTGGTGGGTTACGGCCTGGTGGTTGGTCTGTCGGGCACCGGCGACCGTCGGGGAGCGGAGTTCACCATCCAGTCCATGACCAACATGCTGGAGCGGATGGGGGTGCGGGTGGATCGCTCCAGGTTGCGGGTTCGCAACGTGGCCGCGGTGATGGTCACCACCCAAATGCCCGTTTCGTCCCGAGCGGGTTCCAACCTGGACGTGTCCGTGTCCTCAGTGGGCGACGCCACCAGCCTCCTGGGTGGCGTCCTGCTGATGACCCCGCTACGCGGCGTGGACGGCCAGACCTACGCCCTGGCCCAGGGCCCCTTGCTTCTGGGTGGGTTCAGCGCCGGCGGCGATGCGGCCCAGGCTCAGAAAAACATCACCACCGTGGGCCTGATCCCCAACGGAGCCACGGTGGAACGCTCCGTCCCCTTCCAGTTCAATGAGCAGCATAACGTGGTTCTGCATCTCCAGACCAAGGACTTTTCCACAGCGGTCCAGGTTGTGGACCGGATCAACGCCAACTTCGGCACCCCCCTGGCCCGGGCCATGGACGTCTCCACCATCGAAGTGGACATCCCGGAAATGTACCAGGGCAATCTGGTTCCCTTCATCGCGGCCCTGGAGGGCCTGCCCATCACGCCGGACTCACGTGCCCGGGTCGTGGTGGATGAGAAGACCGGCACCGTGGTCGTGGGCCAGAACGTCCGTCTGTCCAAGGTCGCCGTGGCCCACGGCAATCTGCACATCGTCGTGTCCGAGCGTCCGGAGGTGGTCCAGCCTCAACCTTTCTCTTTGGGCCAAACAGCCGTGGTTCCCCGCACCGAACTGGGCATTCGCGAGGAAGATCGCCGCCTGACCCTGCTGGAAGGCGCCACGCTGCAAGACCTGGTCAACGGCCTCAACGCCATCGGCGCGACGCCCCGCGACCTGATCTCCATCCTGCGCACCCTGAAGTCGGCCGGAGCGCTGCATGCGGATGTGGAGGTGATCTAG
- a CDS encoding flagellar basal body L-ring protein FlgH produces MTDKTLSIQTSVLMTLVMVLGLSGFACAPARTQSMPSPILTQTVDYPQPAELNPGSLFNPASAELLFADNRARRVGDIVRIKVVEESKATNKATTDTSRESNIGMGIEHLLDQRLINAGLPVLGIERGQFGDTPLISAKTSNSFKGDGETKRESTITATVGARVVKTLPNGLMQVEGARETRVNNETQIVVVRGLVRSTDIDPDNTILSTHMADATIEFYGMGVLADKQRPGWLTRILDNVWPF; encoded by the coding sequence ATGACCGACAAAACACTCTCCATACAAACATCCGTACTCATGACCCTGGTAATGGTCCTCGGGCTGAGCGGGTTCGCCTGCGCCCCGGCCAGGACCCAAAGCATGCCGAGCCCGATACTGACCCAAACCGTGGACTACCCCCAACCGGCCGAACTCAATCCCGGCTCGCTGTTCAACCCGGCCAGCGCGGAGCTGCTCTTCGCGGACAACCGGGCCAGGCGGGTGGGGGACATCGTCCGGATCAAGGTCGTGGAGGAAAGCAAGGCCACGAACAAGGCCACCACGGACACGTCCAGGGAGTCCAACATCGGCATGGGCATCGAGCATCTTTTGGACCAACGGCTGATCAACGCGGGCCTGCCGGTCTTGGGCATTGAACGGGGCCAATTCGGAGATACCCCGTTGATCAGCGCCAAGACCTCCAACTCCTTCAAGGGCGACGGGGAAACCAAGCGGGAGTCCACCATCACGGCCACCGTCGGCGCGCGGGTTGTCAAGACGCTTCCCAACGGCCTGATGCAGGTGGAGGGCGCACGGGAAACCCGTGTGAACAACGAAACCCAGATCGTCGTGGTTCGGGGACTGGTCCGATCCACGGACATCGACCCGGACAACACCATCCTCTCCACCCACATGGCCGACGCAACCATCGAATTCTACGGCATGGGTGTTCTGGCGGACAAACAACGGCCCGGATGGCTGACCCGGATACTGGACAATGTCTGGCCGTTTTAG
- the flgA gene encoding flagellar basal body P-ring formation chaperone FlgA — protein sequence MQTSPTRFILVLALLTAVGLTVRAEPIEAQRGYWHYMIQPVAAVQDEVVRFGDIAVPLTDHGRAQWTSLADRPMWPAPDSGKTLTFSQDRLAGMLRQYVGHAAASTRIPSQVVIQGGGQVVLEEELRSRVVTFLTPKVRSLGEEITVRDFRLPSHIFLPHIQDTLELELAADPQPGRNSLRFLVRSVDERITRRLTGTVFLDVWQTVPTAGRPLNRGNPLDLDDVTFQRKNLAYLREQVWDGTGGPWQIRSPVGMNQVVYLSALEPLPAVRRGEVITLLYEGELVRLQVQVQALQDGAIGETITVRNLQNNSEVLARIRDYETVVVR from the coding sequence ATGCAAACTTCTCCAACTCGTTTCATTCTGGTTCTCGCGCTTTTGACGGCGGTCGGCCTGACCGTCCGTGCAGAGCCGATCGAGGCCCAGCGGGGTTACTGGCATTATATGATTCAGCCCGTGGCAGCGGTCCAGGACGAGGTGGTCCGGTTTGGAGACATCGCCGTGCCGTTGACGGATCATGGCCGCGCCCAGTGGACGAGCCTCGCCGATCGTCCCATGTGGCCCGCTCCGGACAGCGGCAAGACCCTGACTTTTTCCCAAGACCGCTTGGCAGGCATGCTTCGGCAGTACGTCGGCCACGCCGCCGCCTCCACGCGCATCCCGAGCCAAGTCGTGATCCAGGGCGGAGGGCAGGTGGTGCTGGAGGAAGAGCTGCGATCCCGCGTCGTCACTTTTTTGACCCCGAAGGTCCGCTCGCTGGGAGAAGAAATTACCGTTCGCGACTTTCGCCTTCCGAGCCATATTTTTCTGCCTCACATTCAGGACACCCTGGAACTGGAGCTGGCCGCGGATCCGCAACCCGGACGCAACAGCTTGCGCTTTTTGGTTCGCTCCGTGGACGAACGCATCACGCGCCGCCTCACCGGCACGGTTTTTCTTGACGTCTGGCAAACCGTACCCACGGCGGGACGACCGCTAAACCGGGGGAATCCGCTGGACCTGGACGACGTCACCTTCCAGCGCAAGAACTTGGCCTATTTGCGGGAACAGGTCTGGGACGGGACCGGCGGACCGTGGCAGATTCGCTCTCCGGTGGGCATGAACCAGGTCGTCTACCTGTCCGCCCTGGAACCCCTGCCCGCCGTTCGCCGTGGAGAAGTTATCACGCTGCTCTATGAAGGCGAGCTGGTCCGGTTGCAGGTCCAGGTCCAGGCTCTCCAGGACGGTGCCATTGGGGAAACCATCACGGTACGAAACTTGCAAAACAATAGTGAAGTCCTGGCCCGTATCCGGGATTATGAAACCGTGGTGGTCAGGTGA
- the flgG gene encoding flagellar basal-body rod protein FlgG has product MMRSLWTAASGMQAMQMNIDVTSNNLANVSTTGFKKSRAEFEDLMYQTMKIAGAANAAGDRIPTGLQVGMGVRPVTVHKEFSTGSFQNTGNPLDLAIEGDGFFQVDVNGDFAYTRAGAFKLTNEGQVVTANGYALQPEFIVPQETQNIVVTENGRIVAMDRFGEELAGADIPLFTFVNPPGLNSIGRNMFLPTEASGDPIEGVPGEENVGTIAQGFLEGSNVDMVEEMVRLITGQRAYEINSKAIQTSDQMLQTATQLKR; this is encoded by the coding sequence ATGATGCGCTCCTTATGGACGGCGGCCTCGGGCATGCAAGCCATGCAGATGAACATCGACGTCACGTCCAACAACCTGGCCAACGTCAGCACCACGGGTTTCAAGAAAAGCCGGGCTGAATTCGAAGATTTGATGTACCAAACCATGAAAATCGCCGGTGCTGCCAATGCCGCCGGAGACCGGATTCCCACCGGGCTTCAGGTGGGCATGGGAGTTCGCCCCGTGACCGTGCACAAGGAATTCTCCACCGGGTCTTTCCAAAACACCGGGAACCCCTTGGACCTGGCCATTGAAGGCGACGGTTTTTTCCAGGTGGATGTGAACGGCGACTTCGCCTACACCCGCGCCGGAGCCTTCAAGCTGACCAACGAAGGACAGGTGGTCACGGCCAACGGCTACGCCCTGCAGCCAGAATTCATCGTGCCTCAGGAAACCCAGAATATCGTGGTCACGGAAAACGGACGCATCGTGGCCATGGACAGATTCGGCGAGGAGTTGGCCGGCGCGGACATCCCGCTGTTTACCTTTGTTAACCCGCCCGGTCTGAACAGCATCGGACGGAATATGTTCCTGCCCACCGAGGCATCAGGGGATCCCATTGAAGGGGTCCCCGGCGAGGAAAACGTCGGCACCATTGCCCAAGGCTTCCTGGAAGGCTCCAACGTGGACATGGTCGAGGAGATGGTCCGGCTGATCACCGGCCAGCGGGCCTACGAAATCAACTCCAAGGCCATCCAGACCTCCGACCAGATGCTTCAGACCGCCACGCAGCTCAAGCGGTAA
- the flgF gene encoding flagellar basal-body rod protein FlgF has product MQTSMYNALFGALTQEHRLANTANNLANVNTTGYKRETMAFRDVFIRFGHGMLDPISAINEKSLLPVPDELAQNRIALTHIDFAQGSAKETGNPLDAAIEGDGFFKVRTLEGDFYTRNGNFRLTPDGELVTNQGFPVLVDGGPVNLEPNARIVIGPDGAIQANGEPVGNFDLVTFDNPQVLEKLGQNMFRLRAGVEAAELPADNATVVQGYLEQANVEVVSEMVSMIEAHRSFEAYQKVMHTAQEADQKVIREVASPR; this is encoded by the coding sequence ATGCAGACCAGTATGTATAACGCCCTGTTCGGCGCCCTGACCCAGGAACACCGCTTGGCAAACACCGCCAACAATTTGGCGAACGTAAACACCACGGGATACAAGCGTGAAACCATGGCCTTTCGGGACGTCTTCATCCGCTTCGGCCACGGCATGCTGGACCCTATTTCCGCCATCAACGAAAAATCGCTGCTCCCCGTCCCGGACGAGCTGGCCCAGAACCGGATCGCCCTGACCCACATCGACTTCGCCCAAGGATCGGCTAAGGAGACCGGCAATCCCCTGGACGCGGCCATTGAAGGCGATGGCTTCTTCAAGGTCCGCACCTTGGAAGGAGACTTTTACACTCGTAACGGCAATTTCCGTCTCACCCCGGACGGCGAACTGGTTACGAATCAAGGCTTTCCCGTGCTCGTGGACGGCGGTCCCGTGAACCTGGAGCCCAACGCCCGGATCGTCATCGGCCCCGACGGCGCCATCCAAGCCAATGGCGAGCCCGTGGGCAATTTTGACCTGGTGACCTTCGACAACCCACAGGTATTGGAAAAACTGGGCCAGAACATGTTCCGGCTTCGAGCCGGAGTCGAGGCCGCCGAGCTGCCCGCGGACAACGCCACGGTCGTGCAGGGCTATCTGGAACAAGCCAACGTGGAAGTGGTCAGCGAGATGGTCAGCATGATCGAGGCCCATCGCAGTTTCGAAGCCTACCAGAAGGTGATGCACACGGCCCAGGAAGCGGACCAGAAGGTCATCCGGGAAGTGGCTTCACCCCGATAG
- a CDS encoding ribosome maturation factor RimP, with protein MQTSPPSSRARSEEILRHLELLVLPVVHGLGLELWGVEYLPLGRKALIRIYIDAESGPTIEQCAMVSRQLGPALEIDERLPGAFNLEVSSPGLERRFFKPEQLQGYLGRTVQAQLHEPLEGRKSYRGELSAVDDPTVTLVENGAPLALNWNQIKKIHLIHAF; from the coding sequence ATGCAGACTTCTCCCCCTTCTTCCCGCGCCCGGTCGGAAGAAATCCTTCGCCATCTGGAGTTATTGGTTTTGCCCGTTGTTCACGGCCTCGGTCTGGAACTTTGGGGGGTGGAGTATCTGCCCCTGGGTCGCAAGGCGTTGATCCGCATCTATATCGACGCCGAGAGCGGACCGACCATCGAGCAGTGCGCCATGGTCAGCCGCCAGCTTGGCCCTGCTCTGGAAATCGACGAACGACTTCCCGGTGCCTTTAATCTGGAGGTCTCCTCGCCCGGCCTGGAGCGTCGGTTCTTCAAGCCGGAGCAACTCCAAGGCTACCTTGGGCGGACCGTCCAGGCCCAGCTCCATGAGCCGCTGGAAGGACGCAAATCCTATCGCGGCGAGCTGTCCGCGGTGGACGACCCGACGGTCACGCTTGTGGAAAACGGTGCACCGCTGGCGTTGAATTGGAACCAAATAAAGAAGATTCATTTGATCCATGCGTTTTGA
- the nusA gene encoding transcription termination factor NusA, with protein sequence MSAELRKAIEQISKDRGIHKDLLIDTLERAVRSSVTKKLGEDVDIEVTFNEDKGGFDVYQFKRVVEEIVDPVSEILLEDAKHHDPNVQLEDELGFELKVEDLGRIAAQSAKQVIIQRMREAEQEIIYEEYKDRKREIVSGSIQRRDRSGWIINLGRTEALLPKEEQIPKERFRRGDQIQALLFDVRKEGRGPQIIVSRSHPDYLTVLFHREVPEVGDGFVRIMGVARDPGSRAKVAVMSTDRDVDPVGACVGVRGSRIQNIVQELRGERIDIIVWSPEITTYAVNALSPARISRITVDEEDGVLEVVVPDDQLTLAIGRKGQNVKLAAKLLGWKIDIFTESRFGTMYKDRQGLEQLVSVAEVPLEAFLAAGFNSPMAVAEADDEQLLTIQGLDEAKVADVRSAINFLGLIERPEEDDAEGDEEAVDSGAELNEAVDYDLGESENGPGSELEEATEEAVEASEETEAGLAEKVEGALAGETGISADPEAERVRE encoded by the coding sequence ATGAGCGCCGAACTGCGCAAGGCCATTGAGCAAATCAGTAAAGACAGAGGAATCCACAAGGATCTTCTCATTGACACCTTGGAACGGGCCGTGCGGTCCTCGGTGACCAAAAAGCTGGGCGAGGATGTGGATATCGAGGTCACCTTCAACGAGGACAAGGGCGGCTTCGACGTCTATCAGTTCAAACGGGTGGTGGAGGAGATCGTCGATCCGGTCAGCGAGATTCTGCTTGAGGACGCCAAGCATCACGACCCCAATGTTCAGTTGGAGGACGAACTCGGTTTCGAACTGAAAGTGGAAGACTTGGGCCGGATTGCCGCCCAGTCCGCCAAGCAGGTCATCATCCAGCGGATGCGCGAAGCGGAGCAGGAAATCATTTACGAGGAGTACAAGGACCGCAAGCGGGAGATCGTCAGCGGGTCCATCCAGCGCCGGGATCGTTCCGGCTGGATCATCAACCTCGGTCGAACCGAAGCCTTGTTGCCCAAGGAAGAGCAGATTCCCAAGGAGCGGTTCCGGCGCGGCGATCAAATTCAGGCCCTGCTTTTCGACGTGCGCAAGGAAGGGCGCGGCCCGCAGATCATCGTCTCCCGGTCGCATCCGGATTACCTGACCGTGCTGTTTCATCGTGAAGTGCCGGAAGTGGGAGATGGATTCGTGCGGATCATGGGCGTGGCCAGGGACCCGGGCAGCCGGGCCAAGGTGGCGGTGATGTCCACTGATCGCGACGTGGATCCGGTGGGCGCCTGTGTTGGAGTCCGCGGCTCTCGGATTCAGAACATCGTCCAGGAACTGCGCGGCGAGCGGATCGATATTATTGTCTGGAGCCCGGAGATCACCACCTACGCGGTGAACGCTCTGTCTCCGGCGAGGATTTCCCGAATCACCGTGGACGAGGAAGACGGCGTCCTGGAAGTCGTGGTTCCGGATGATCAGCTTACATTGGCCATCGGGCGCAAGGGGCAGAACGTCAAGCTGGCGGCCAAGCTGTTGGGTTGGAAGATCGATATTTTCACGGAGAGCCGCTTCGGGACCATGTACAAGGATCGGCAGGGGCTGGAGCAGTTGGTCAGCGTGGCCGAAGTGCCTCTGGAAGCCTTTTTGGCCGCCGGCTTCAACAGCCCCATGGCCGTGGCCGAGGCCGACGACGAGCAACTGTTGACCATTCAGGGGCTGGACGAGGCCAAGGTCGCCGATGTTCGTTCAGCCATCAATTTTCTTGGCCTGATCGAACGTCCTGAGGAAGATGATGCCGAAGGCGACGAAGAGGCCGTGGACTCAGGTGCTGAGCTGAATGAAGCCGTGGATTACGATCTCGGAGAGTCTGAGAACGGGCCCGGAAGCGAGCTCGAGGAAGCAACGGAGGAAGCCGTTGAGGCGAGTGAAGAGACGGAAGCAGGTTTGGCCGAGAAGGTTGAAGGCGCTTTGGCCGGAGAAACGGGCATAAGCGCGGACCCCGAGGCGGAGCGTGTCCGAGAATGA
- a CDS encoding YlxR family protein translates to MPERTCVVCRRKAPKIELRRFVRDSERGPLVDLRQQLPGRGLYVCNQSSCLDKLTSTGKRRKRCKGEMHGQ, encoded by the coding sequence GTGCCTGAACGGACGTGCGTCGTCTGCCGCCGGAAGGCTCCCAAGATTGAGTTGCGGCGATTCGTGCGCGACTCTGAACGAGGACCTCTTGTTGACCTCCGTCAGCAACTGCCCGGGCGGGGACTTTACGTATGCAATCAATCATCATGTTTGGATAAATTGACGTCGACAGGGAAACGTCGGAAGCGGTGCAAGGGAGAAATGCATGGCCAATAA